In Dyadobacter subterraneus, a single genomic region encodes these proteins:
- a CDS encoding DUF427 domain-containing protein, producing MKAIWNHEVIAESDETIVVENNHYFPIQSVNKGYLIESATHTTCPWKGEASYYTLEVDGRSNPDAAWYYPEPKDAAQNIKNYVAFWKGVKIEA from the coding sequence ATGAAAGCAATCTGGAATCACGAAGTAATTGCCGAAAGCGACGAGACAATTGTTGTTGAAAATAACCACTATTTCCCAATACAATCTGTAAATAAGGGGTATTTGATTGAATCGGCCACACACACAACCTGTCCCTGGAAAGGCGAAGCTTCTTATTATACTTTGGAGGTTGATGGAAGATCAAATCCTGATGCAGCCTGGTATTATCCTGAGCCAAAAGACGCTGCCCAGAATATCAAAAATTACGTAGCCTTTTGGAAAGGTGTTAAAATAGAAGCCTGA
- a CDS encoding mercuric reductase, which produces MKYDAIVIGSGQAGTPLSKKLAAAGMKTALIEKRWVGGTCVNDGCSPTKAMISSAKLAWSVANSEKLGIHVGGYTVDLHEILERKNEIVLRMRGNSEKGILETENLDLIYGTATFTGEKEITVKLNNGETQVLSADKFFLNVGEQPSIPEIEGIDKIDYLTSTSIMELDEIPEHLVIIGSGYIALEFGQMYRRFGSKVTILEQSERILHREDEDIADEICKIFKEEEIEIITDCKVELIKKEGGNITLFLGVDQTSKNISCSHVLVAAGRKPNTSDLGLDVTGVEINEKGYIKVNDKLETTKEGIYALGDVKGGPAFTHIAYDDYRIIQENVIEKGNASIKDRLVPYCMFIDPQLGRVGMTEMEANESGKKIIVATIPNTSVARAIETGDTRGMMKAVIDADSGKILGASVLATEGGEVVTILQMAMIGGITYEQIKNGVFAHPTYAESLNNLFMTLDK; this is translated from the coding sequence ATGAAGTACGACGCAATTGTAATCGGCTCCGGCCAGGCAGGTACGCCACTTTCAAAAAAACTTGCCGCAGCAGGAATGAAAACTGCTTTAATTGAAAAGAGATGGGTTGGCGGAACCTGTGTAAATGACGGATGCTCGCCTACAAAAGCGATGATTTCTTCTGCAAAACTAGCCTGGTCAGTTGCCAATAGTGAAAAACTGGGTATTCATGTCGGCGGATATACCGTGGATCTTCACGAAATCCTGGAACGAAAAAATGAGATCGTTTTAAGAATGCGGGGTAATTCTGAAAAGGGTATTCTGGAAACTGAAAACCTGGATCTGATTTACGGAACTGCAACTTTTACAGGAGAAAAAGAAATCACTGTAAAACTTAATAATGGCGAAACGCAGGTTTTGTCAGCCGATAAATTTTTTCTGAATGTAGGCGAACAGCCATCAATTCCTGAAATTGAAGGAATAGACAAAATTGATTATCTGACTTCTACCAGCATCATGGAATTAGACGAAATTCCTGAACATTTGGTGATAATCGGTAGTGGTTATATAGCTCTGGAATTCGGGCAAATGTATCGTCGTTTTGGTAGCAAAGTTACTATTCTGGAACAATCAGAACGTATTTTGCATCGGGAAGATGAGGATATCGCTGACGAAATCTGTAAAATATTTAAAGAGGAGGAAATTGAAATTATTACCGATTGCAAGGTCGAATTAATTAAGAAAGAAGGTGGTAACATAACGCTCTTTCTAGGTGTTGATCAAACTTCGAAAAATATTTCCTGTTCTCATGTTTTAGTAGCGGCCGGAAGAAAACCAAATACCTCTGACCTGGGTCTTGATGTTACGGGTGTTGAAATAAATGAAAAGGGTTATATTAAGGTCAATGATAAGCTTGAAACAACCAAAGAGGGAATTTATGCTTTGGGAGATGTGAAAGGCGGACCGGCATTTACGCATATCGCTTATGACGATTACCGGATTATCCAGGAAAATGTAATTGAAAAAGGAAACGCCTCCATTAAAGATCGTCTGGTGCCATATTGTATGTTTATCGATCCGCAACTTGGACGTGTAGGCATGACAGAAATGGAAGCTAATGAAAGCGGGAAAAAGATAATTGTTGCTACAATTCCAAATACCAGCGTTGCCAGAGCCATCGAAACAGGTGATACCCGAGGCATGATGAAAGCGGTCATTGACGCTGATTCAGGGAAAATCCTGGGTGCGTCAGTTTTAGCAACAGAAGGCGGAGAAGTGGTAACAATTCTTCAAATGGCGATGATTGGCGGTATTACTTATGAACAAATCAAAAACGGTGTTTTTGCGCATCCAACCTATGCAGAATCGCTGAATAACTTGTTTATGACTTTGGATAAGTGA
- the egtB gene encoding ergothioneine biosynthesis protein EgtB gives MKTTNIRERYNVVRKYTEQLCQPLETEDYVPQPVPFVSPPKWHLAHSTWFFETFILKSSLPDYRVFDETFNYLFNSYYNNVGDRVLRTDRGNITRPKVSYVYAYRQYVDEHMNTFLETLEDEKLLTLIELGLHHEQQHQELLVTDIKYILGHNPTFPVYKHGHNLVDDVNSDTGFAHISEGVYEIGHDGKGFSFDNELGRHKVYLQDFEISKALVTNEEYIEFIEAGGYQDFNLWLDEGWSWVNENTIDSPMYWHKINGEWFYFTLGGLEKLNPKAILSHVSFFEAWAYAQWKEMRLPTEFEWEIASDQFSWGTRWEWTNSAYLAYPNFTKAKGAVGEYNGKFMINCMVLRGASVATSPDHSRKTYRNFFHTNERWQYTGIRLVK, from the coding sequence ATGAAAACCACCAACATTAGGGAAAGATATAATGTCGTCAGAAAGTATACTGAACAGCTTTGTCAACCTCTTGAAACAGAAGATTATGTACCGCAGCCAGTACCCTTCGTAAGTCCCCCAAAATGGCATCTGGCTCATTCTACATGGTTTTTTGAAACCTTTATTCTGAAAAGCTCCCTTCCTGATTACCGCGTTTTTGACGAAACCTTCAACTATTTATTTAACAGTTATTACAACAATGTAGGAGACCGCGTGCTCCGTACCGATAGGGGAAATATTACGCGACCGAAAGTTTCATATGTGTATGCATACCGTCAATATGTGGACGAGCATATGAATACATTTCTCGAAACACTGGAAGATGAAAAATTATTGACGTTGATCGAATTAGGTCTTCACCACGAGCAACAGCACCAGGAATTACTGGTAACGGACATCAAATATATTCTAGGTCATAATCCGACTTTTCCGGTTTATAAACATGGACATAATCTGGTTGATGATGTAAACTCAGACACCGGTTTTGCACATATTTCCGAAGGCGTTTATGAAATCGGACATGACGGTAAAGGTTTTAGTTTTGATAATGAACTGGGCCGTCACAAAGTTTATTTGCAGGATTTTGAAATCAGCAAAGCACTGGTGACCAATGAGGAATATATTGAATTTATTGAAGCCGGCGGTTATCAGGATTTTAATTTATGGCTGGATGAAGGATGGTCGTGGGTGAACGAAAATACCATAGATTCGCCAATGTACTGGCATAAAATAAACGGAGAATGGTTTTATTTTACGTTAGGGGGATTAGAAAAACTGAATCCAAAAGCGATCCTTTCACACGTAAGTTTTTTCGAAGCCTGGGCTTATGCGCAATGGAAAGAAATGCGCCTGCCGACTGAGTTTGAGTGGGAAATAGCTTCGGATCAATTCTCCTGGGGAACGCGTTGGGAATGGACGAATAGTGCTTATTTAGCCTATCCAAATTTTACCAAAGCAAAAGGTGCCGTGGGAGAATATAATGGCAAATTCATGATCAACTGCATGGTTCTGAGAGGCGCTTCGGTAGCAACTTCACCAGACCATAGCCGTAAAACATATCGTAACTTTTTTCACACCAACGAACGCTGGCAATACACAGGAATTCGATTGGTAAAATAG
- a CDS encoding glycerophosphodiester phosphodiesterase — protein MKNKALFLAVFSILTFSKTVRANDFSADSLHHGVTAHRGNSIKYPENTLQAFQSGVDLGADWVELDIYKSKDGKIVVLHDPTTKRVGDIDLAIANSTYEELKKVDIATDFRTRNGKTLAECPAQHMPLLEDAVKLIMKQKRTHLSIQPKADCVAEAIEIVRKFKAENMVGFNDGSLKYMSDVKRIAPKIPVFWDRLPTTNVEEDIKIAKEKGFETLVIHFKGITEETVQKVKAAGLHIGSWTVNDRETLEKLLKVGVERIYTDDPALLISIKNNLVK, from the coding sequence ATGAAAAATAAAGCACTTTTTCTGGCCGTTTTCTCAATTTTAACTTTTTCAAAAACGGTTAGGGCAAACGATTTTTCTGCCGATTCCTTGCACCACGGCGTGACTGCGCATCGTGGAAATTCGATTAAGTATCCGGAAAATACATTACAGGCTTTCCAAAGTGGAGTGGATTTGGGTGCAGACTGGGTTGAGCTTGATATTTATAAATCAAAGGACGGCAAAATTGTTGTTCTGCACGATCCCACGACTAAAAGAGTAGGCGATATCGATCTCGCAATTGCCAATTCAACATATGAAGAATTGAAAAAAGTGGATATCGCCACGGACTTCCGTACAAGAAATGGAAAGACGTTAGCTGAATGCCCGGCGCAGCACATGCCGCTTTTGGAAGATGCCGTAAAGCTGATCATGAAACAAAAACGGACACACTTGTCTATTCAGCCGAAAGCAGATTGCGTTGCGGAAGCCATTGAAATTGTGAGAAAATTTAAAGCTGAAAATATGGTAGGTTTCAATGACGGAAGCTTGAAATACATGTCGGATGTAAAAAGAATTGCACCGAAAATTCCGGTTTTCTGGGACAGACTTCCAACGACCAATGTGGAAGAAGATATTAAAATCGCGAAAGAAAAAGGATTTGAAACGCTGGTAATTCATTTCAAAGGAATCACCGAAGAAACAGTTCAAAAAGTAAAAGCAGCCGGACTGCACATTGGTTCATGGACGGTGAATGATCGTGAAACTTTGGAGAAATTATTAAAAGTTGGAGTCGAACGTATTTACACGGATGATCCGGCTTTGTTAATTTCAATCAAAAACAATTTGGTGAAATAG
- a CDS encoding ABC transporter permease/substrate-binding protein, with product MTEQQNLWQFMMQQSDKLLSQTVTHIGLTCISLLIAVAVGLPLGIWISEKKKAAWAVLGIAGILQTIPSIALLGFMIPLLGIGAFPAIAALFLYALLPIIRNTYTGITSVDQGITESARGMGMNKWQILFNVELPLAMPVILAGIRTATVINVGVATLAAYIAAGGLGEFIFGGIALNNTNMILAGAIPSALLAIILDFLLSLFQKAKLKTMRKVSVVLPIILLVCSSFYIIPRAQVKVLAGFTPEFMGREDGYLGLRSKYKLDIPTVVISDAVMYKAAFENKLDVISGYSTDGRLKAYDLVTLKDDKSIFPPYYAAPLVRRDVLEKYPELQPALDILSGVINDSIMTELNYKVDYLKQLPEKVALDFMLDKGLYKKPQIANNEGVIRLGSKIFAEQYILINMYKMLIEGNTKLKVVTRTGLGGTKICFDALTNNEIDMYPEYTGTGLLVILKPDKKTLDGMIDSRDKVFNFVQKEFSDQYKLSWLKPIGFNNAYALMMRRSQAQSLNIQSITDLKLYLSNENHQH from the coding sequence ATGACGGAGCAGCAAAATCTCTGGCAGTTTATGATGCAGCAATCTGATAAATTGTTGTCTCAAACCGTCACGCATATTGGTTTAACCTGCATTTCTCTTCTAATCGCAGTCGCAGTTGGTTTACCACTGGGAATCTGGATTTCGGAAAAAAAGAAAGCGGCTTGGGCAGTACTTGGTATTGCGGGTATTTTGCAAACAATTCCCAGTATCGCATTACTTGGTTTTATGATTCCACTTTTGGGAATTGGGGCTTTCCCGGCCATTGCAGCACTTTTTCTTTACGCTTTATTGCCAATTATCAGAAATACTTATACCGGAATTACAAGTGTAGATCAGGGAATTACCGAATCCGCTCGTGGTATGGGGATGAACAAATGGCAGATTTTATTTAATGTAGAATTGCCGTTGGCCATGCCGGTTATTCTGGCCGGAATCAGAACTGCTACCGTTATTAATGTTGGCGTCGCAACCTTGGCCGCCTATATCGCAGCGGGCGGATTAGGAGAATTTATATTTGGCGGGATTGCTTTAAACAATACCAATATGATTTTGGCGGGAGCCATTCCGTCGGCATTGCTGGCCATTATCCTGGATTTTCTGCTTTCACTATTTCAAAAGGCAAAGTTGAAAACGATGCGAAAAGTTTCGGTTGTTCTGCCGATAATTCTATTGGTGTGTTCCTCTTTTTACATCATTCCTCGTGCGCAGGTAAAAGTTTTGGCAGGTTTTACACCAGAATTTATGGGCCGGGAAGATGGATATCTTGGTCTTAGGTCAAAATACAAACTGGATATTCCAACCGTAGTGATCAGTGACGCTGTCATGTACAAAGCTGCGTTTGAAAATAAACTGGATGTGATCAGCGGGTATAGTACGGATGGCCGTTTGAAGGCTTATGATCTGGTTACTTTAAAAGACGACAAATCAATTTTTCCTCCTTATTACGCAGCACCGTTAGTTCGCCGGGATGTTCTGGAAAAATATCCTGAATTGCAGCCAGCGCTTGATATTCTTTCTGGTGTAATCAACGACTCCATCATGACGGAATTAAACTATAAAGTCGATTATTTGAAACAGCTTCCGGAAAAAGTGGCGCTGGATTTTATGCTGGATAAAGGTTTATATAAAAAACCGCAAATTGCTAACAATGAGGGGGTAATAAGATTAGGATCAAAGATTTTTGCCGAGCAATACATCCTGATTAATATGTATAAAATGCTGATCGAAGGCAATACAAAATTAAAAGTTGTAACCAGAACCGGACTTGGTGGAACGAAAATTTGCTTTGATGCATTAACAAATAATGAGATCGACATGTACCCGGAATACACCGGAACGGGCCTGCTTGTGATCCTCAAACCAGACAAAAAAACACTCGACGGAATGATTGATAGCCGTGACAAGGTTTTCAACTTCGTTCAAAAGGAATTCTCAGATCAATATAAATTAAGCTGGCTGAAACCGATTGGTTTTAATAACGCCTATGCGCTGATGATGCGCAGGAGTCAGGCACAATCATTGAATATACAGTCTATTACAGATTTAAAACTTTATTTGTCTAATGAAAACCACCAACATTAG
- a CDS encoding ATP-binding protein codes for MEVAINEVTVADLKSIELLKEVPDNQLQWYIDESEHRILKEGDVFAKINQPVVYTHIILRGRIELYRLQNNNKSKIADLVAGNITGILPFSRAKIMPASAVCLEETELLSLPVEKMRELIQNHYELTQVLVHVMASRIREFTELEQQNEKMMALGKLSAGLAHELNNPAAAIVRGSVSLEKHLQCLPDAFKQLISIRLDTEDINKVNDKIHKALDNKERPVLTMMERADKEDEITDWLDDQPGIKNVYDMAENFVEFGLSIEDLEEIKSHMPEGKLSPLLIWINNSFTTERMVSEIGIASKRISDLVNSVKTFTHMDGGGDKVFADIRTGITNTMTMLNYKIKKGNITVIEEFDENLPPVKAMIGELNQVWTNLIDNATDALENTENPQLTLKTRQDREFVCVSVIDNGPGIPDDIKNKIFDPFFTTKKIGQGTGLGLDVVTRIVKQHKGTISVTSEPGRTEFVVCFPINA; via the coding sequence ATGGAAGTCGCTATTAACGAAGTTACCGTTGCAGACCTGAAATCGATTGAACTGTTAAAGGAAGTTCCTGATAATCAGTTGCAGTGGTACATTGATGAAAGTGAACACAGAATTTTGAAGGAGGGTGATGTTTTTGCAAAGATCAATCAGCCTGTCGTATATACGCACATCATTCTCCGCGGACGAATCGAACTTTATCGTTTGCAAAACAATAATAAATCCAAAATAGCCGACCTTGTTGCCGGTAACATTACCGGAATTCTGCCTTTTTCGAGAGCTAAGATTATGCCGGCCAGTGCGGTTTGTCTGGAAGAGACAGAACTTTTATCGCTGCCGGTAGAGAAAATGCGCGAATTGATCCAGAATCATTATGAGCTGACACAAGTACTTGTGCATGTGATGGCTTCGAGGATCAGGGAATTCACAGAATTAGAGCAGCAGAACGAGAAAATGATGGCGCTAGGAAAACTTTCCGCAGGTCTGGCGCATGAATTAAACAATCCGGCAGCAGCAATCGTTAGAGGTTCTGTTTCTCTTGAAAAACATTTGCAATGTCTTCCTGACGCTTTTAAACAATTGATTTCGATTCGTTTGGACACCGAGGATATTAATAAAGTAAATGACAAAATCCACAAAGCGCTTGATAATAAAGAGCGTCCGGTTTTGACCATGATGGAGCGGGCGGATAAAGAAGATGAGATTACGGACTGGCTAGACGATCAGCCAGGGATCAAGAATGTCTATGACATGGCTGAAAATTTCGTTGAATTTGGACTGTCGATTGAAGATCTTGAAGAAATAAAAAGTCATATGCCGGAAGGCAAATTGTCACCGTTGTTGATCTGGATAAATAATAGTTTTACCACGGAACGAATGGTTTCTGAGATAGGAATTGCCTCCAAAAGAATTTCGGATCTTGTTAATTCTGTCAAAACTTTTACCCATATGGATGGGGGAGGCGACAAGGTATTTGCTGATATCCGTACTGGAATTACGAATACGATGACGATGTTGAATTATAAAATAAAGAAGGGAAATATAACAGTCATTGAAGAATTTGACGAAAATCTGCCGCCTGTAAAAGCGATGATTGGTGAATTAAATCAGGTTTGGACAAACCTGATTGACAACGCGACGGATGCACTGGAAAATACTGAAAATCCGCAATTGACATTAAAAACCAGACAGGACCGGGAATTTGTCTGTGTATCTGTAATTGACAACGGACCGGGAATTCCCGATGATATTAAGAATAAAATTTTTGATCCGTTTTTTACTACAAAAAAAATCGGACAAGGTACCGGATTGGGATTGGATGTTGTAACCAGAATCGTAAAACAACACAAAGGTACCATCAGCGTGACGTCGGAACCCGGGAGAACCGAGTTCGTCGTTTGCTTTCCAATTAATGCATAA
- a CDS encoding L-histidine N(alpha)-methyltransferase, whose protein sequence is METITTTTDLTFEQDIDEGLTAPLKNISSKYFYDDLGSVIFQDIMKMPEYYPTPCEFEILSLQGENIIKKLNFDEPFNIIEFGAGDGIKTRQLLKKLLENQVDFTYVPIDISQKAIEELEANMLGYLPGLKIKSIVGNYFSMIDELSEMQQPGLFLFLGSNIGNYLEEEANDLLGQFNNHMKSGDKLLIGFDLQKNPSVIRDAYDDSQGITKAFNMNLLQRINKELGGNFKKEFFDFYSHYNPLNGEVRSYLVSLKQQEVSISKIGKTYSFRQNELIWTELSKKYTIAEIENLAINNGFELVEHFLDCKHYFTDSLWTK, encoded by the coding sequence ATGGAAACTATTACTACAACCACTGACCTTACTTTTGAACAGGATATTGACGAAGGATTAACCGCACCTTTGAAAAATATTTCATCAAAATATTTCTATGATGACCTGGGAAGCGTGATTTTTCAGGACATTATGAAAATGCCTGAATATTATCCTACACCATGTGAATTCGAGATTTTATCGCTTCAAGGCGAAAATATTATCAAAAAACTGAATTTTGACGAGCCTTTCAATATCATTGAATTCGGTGCCGGTGATGGTATTAAAACCCGTCAGCTGCTCAAAAAGCTCTTGGAAAACCAAGTGGATTTTACTTATGTTCCCATCGATATTTCACAAAAAGCGATTGAAGAACTGGAAGCCAATATGCTTGGCTATCTTCCCGGATTAAAAATCAAATCCATCGTTGGAAATTATTTTTCAATGATAGATGAATTGTCGGAAATGCAGCAGCCAGGATTGTTTTTATTTTTGGGAAGCAATATTGGTAATTATCTGGAAGAGGAGGCAAACGATCTTTTGGGGCAATTTAACAATCATATGAAAAGCGGCGACAAGCTTTTGATTGGTTTTGATCTTCAAAAAAATCCGTCAGTAATTCGTGATGCCTATGATGATAGCCAAGGGATTACCAAGGCTTTCAATATGAATTTGTTACAAAGAATAAATAAGGAATTAGGTGGAAATTTCAAGAAAGAATTCTTTGATTTTTATTCTCACTACAACCCTTTAAATGGCGAAGTCAGAAGTTATCTGGTTAGTCTGAAGCAGCAGGAAGTATCCATTTCCAAAATTGGTAAAACATATTCTTTCCGTCAAAACGAGTTGATATGGACAGAGTTGTCTAAAAAATATACGATTGCTGAAATTGAAAATCTTGCTATCAACAACGGTTTTGAGCTTGTCGAGCATTTTTTAGATTGCAAACATTACTTTACGGATAGTTTGTGGACTAAATAA
- a CDS encoding ABC transporter ATP-binding protein: MIIAQNISKNFNGIHAVKNISFEVKEGQTMVFLGTSGCGKTTTLKMLNRLIEPSSGNITINGEDIFSSKPEILRRSIGYVSQNNGLFPHYTVAENIAVVPNLLGWDKEKIRKRSEALLEQLKLPVSEYANKYPDELSGGQKQRVAIARALVSDPPVLLMDEPFGALDPITRAGIRKEFRELPELRSKTIVLVTHDVQEAFELGDQICLMDKGVIVQTGTPDELIFNPANDFSKSFFNHQRLQLELSALKFRNIWNELANAENTSPTSLISSQSLWEGMELLSEKNQEKLIVKDEESNSLKEISIQTIQSVYLEIKRKR, translated from the coding sequence ATGATCATTGCCCAAAATATCAGTAAAAATTTCAACGGTATTCATGCAGTAAAAAATATTTCCTTTGAGGTCAAGGAAGGCCAGACTATGGTTTTTCTTGGTACAAGCGGCTGTGGGAAAACGACAACGCTTAAAATGCTGAACAGGTTAATAGAGCCTTCTTCCGGAAATATTACGATTAACGGGGAGGATATTTTTTCTTCCAAACCGGAAATTTTGAGGCGAAGTATTGGTTACGTTTCTCAAAATAACGGTTTATTCCCTCATTACACCGTTGCTGAAAATATAGCGGTTGTGCCCAATCTTTTAGGTTGGGATAAAGAGAAAATAAGAAAGAGATCAGAGGCTTTGTTGGAACAACTGAAACTTCCGGTTTCAGAATATGCCAATAAATATCCGGATGAATTAAGCGGCGGACAAAAACAAAGAGTGGCCATAGCGCGCGCACTTGTCTCAGATCCGCCGGTTTTGCTGATGGACGAACCGTTCGGAGCATTAGATCCAATTACGAGAGCGGGAATCCGAAAAGAATTTCGTGAATTACCGGAATTGAGAAGTAAAACGATTGTTCTGGTAACCCACGATGTGCAGGAAGCTTTTGAACTGGGCGATCAGATTTGTTTGATGGATAAAGGTGTAATTGTTCAAACGGGTACGCCGGATGAATTAATTTTCAATCCAGCTAACGATTTTTCCAAAAGTTTTTTCAATCATCAAAGATTACAGCTTGAACTAAGTGCGCTGAAATTCAGGAATATCTGGAATGAGCTTGCTAACGCTGAAAATACTTCGCCAACATCATTGATCAGCAGCCAAAGTTTATGGGAAGGCATGGAATTACTATCCGAAAAAAATCAGGAAAAGCTGATTGTGAAAGATGAAGAAAGTAATTCGTTAAAAGAAATCTCCATACAGACAATTCAGTCTGTTTATCTTGAAATAAAAAGAAAGCGATGA
- a CDS encoding glycerophosphodiester phosphodiesterase family protein: MKHIILTILTGTILSTTAFAQQKLDVQAHRGGMALYPENTVTSMINAVKLGAKTLELDCVISADGKVVVSHDSYMSSDFMLKPDGSQISKSEEKSLALYKMPYDSIRKFDGGSKPHPRFPEQKKMKTYKPLLSDLIDSVEVYVKKNKLKPVYYNMETKISPAGDGVYNPTPDVFVSLVMDVIKKKKIENRTTIQSFDARTLQILHKENAKVKLAFLLMNKDSFDDNITKLGFKPDIYSPYYTLVNEELVKKAHENKVQVLPWTVDEEKDMSQLATYGVDGIITNQPDRMIKLFGSYQTK, translated from the coding sequence ATGAAACATATAATATTAACAATACTTACCGGAACTATACTTTCAACAACCGCTTTCGCCCAACAAAAACTGGACGTTCAGGCGCATCGCGGCGGCATGGCTTTATATCCTGAAAATACGGTTACTTCAATGATTAACGCCGTAAAACTTGGGGCAAAAACACTGGAACTGGATTGCGTTATTTCTGCTGACGGCAAAGTTGTAGTTTCTCATGATTCCTACATGTCGTCTGATTTTATGCTGAAACCAGACGGTTCCCAAATCTCAAAAAGTGAAGAAAAAAGTCTGGCTCTTTATAAGATGCCGTACGACAGCATCAGAAAATTTGATGGAGGCAGCAAACCGCATCCACGTTTTCCTGAGCAGAAGAAAATGAAAACGTACAAACCATTGCTTTCAGATCTAATTGACAGTGTGGAAGTTTATGTGAAAAAGAATAAACTGAAACCTGTTTATTACAATATGGAGACAAAAATTTCTCCGGCGGGTGATGGCGTTTACAATCCAACGCCAGACGTTTTTGTTTCACTGGTTATGGATGTGATCAAAAAGAAAAAAATCGAAAACCGAACAACAATTCAATCTTTTGATGCACGTACGTTGCAGATTTTACACAAAGAAAATGCAAAAGTTAAACTGGCGTTTTTGTTGATGAATAAAGATAGCTTTGATGATAATATCACAAAACTTGGTTTCAAGCCAGATATTTACAGTCCTTATTATACACTGGTAAATGAGGAATTGGTGAAAAAAGCACATGAAAATAAAGTGCAGGTTTTGCCCTGGACAGTTGATGAAGAAAAAGATATGTCTCAGTTGGCAACTTATGGCGTGGATGGAATCATCACAAATCAGCCCGACCGGATGATCAAACTTTTTGGAAGTTACCAGACAAAATAG